The following DNA comes from Malania oleifera isolate guangnan ecotype guangnan chromosome 12, ASM2987363v1, whole genome shotgun sequence.
GAAAATGATCTAAAAACTTCTTTTAGTGGATTGATGCATTCAGACTCATCTCCAAATGATCCTTCAAGCGGGTTGAAGCATTCAGATTCATCTTCAAATGATGCTGCTCACAGTTTTGGCATTCAAAACTCAACTAGTATGCTCCAGAATGACACTGTCAATGGCAACTATGGATTTTCTAGCAACAAAATGAATGTCCAGAATCTAGAGTCCAAAATTCATGAAAGTGATATAAATGGTAACATTTTGCATCCGATTACAGAGCCCAAGAAAGCAATTGGCAGTGATGTTCTTCATCCTCAGAAGGCGAGCAGCAATTCAGAGATGGGCCTCAATCATTCTTTTGGATTACAGGAACCGGATTTAAGTTATTTAGCATTTGATACTACCACCTCAACACAGTATTCCTGGAATGGAGAAGTTCCAGAAATTCCGTTCAAACAAGAACAACCACATCTTCAAGTAGACGATGGCTTCAGCCGTGTAGCATTGCCTTGTCCACAGCATCATGTCCAGGTTAATCACCTGAAGCCTACTCCATCCATTAGTCATGAACCTTATTTGACAGAAAAAGGTGAAGCAGGGGCCCCTGCAGTCAAGCCTGTGTGCGCTAGCTACAGTAGCAATCGTACAGTCCAGGTAACTCCAACAGGAGGTGCAACAGACTTGTTCTCTGTTCAGCCAAAGAGCCCTACGGTAAACCCTCAAGCTTTTGAACCTATTTCAACAGCTACATTGAGCCCAAGAAACCAAGGTTTCAATCAGACTGGCACAACTGACTTGGAATCAGCCCAAAGAAACCTAATATTAGGAAGTGGTTCAAGTTCTGCATCTTTAGATGAAAACTTGCAAATTTGTTGGCTTCAAGGAGATTGCAGTACAATGAATCTTGGTTTCCAAGGCCTAGAATTTTTGGACTACTATGATCCAGGATTCCTTGCTGAAGTTCCATTCCAGTTGTATGATGGACCGAGGTTAGATTTTGAGTATCTTCACGACACAACAGATTGTCCACTCATTGATCAAGGTCTATTCATAGCATGAACCGCTCCAATGGAGGCTTTCCCAGTTAAGGCATCTTCAATGAAGAAACAAACCTTATTTATATTCTTCCAGGTAACTGATATTTACATGGGGTATTCATCTTCCCAATCGTTCGGGAAATGGAAGCTGAAACATGTACAATAGGAGTGATGACAAACATTCACCTAATAAGCTT
Coding sequences within:
- the LOC131144679 gene encoding two-component response regulator ARR11, with amino-acid sequence MENGFSSPRSDAFPAGLRVLVVDDDPTWLKILEKMLKKCSYEVTTCSLARDALSLLRERKDGYDIVISDVNMPDMDGFKLLEHVGLEMDLPVIMMSVDGETSRVMKGVQHGACDYLLKPIRMKELRNIWQHVFRKKIHEVRDIEGHENIEDIQIMRNGLDQSDDVYFPSGGDLTSARKRKDAENKLDDKDFGDPGSVKKARVVWSVDLHQKFVRAVNQIGFDKVGPKKILDLMNVPWLTRENVASHLQKYRLYLTRLQKENDLKTSFSGLMHSDSSPNDPSSGLKHSDSSSNDAAHSFGIQNSTSMLQNDTVNGNYGFSSNKMNVQNLESKIHESDINGNILHPITEPKKAIGSDVLHPQKASSNSEMGLNHSFGLQEPDLSYLAFDTTTSTQYSWNGEVPEIPFKQEQPHLQVDDGFSRVALPCPQHHVQVNHLKPTPSISHEPYLTEKGEAGAPAVKPVCASYSSNRTVQVTPTGGATDLFSVQPKSPTVNPQAFEPISTATLSPRNQGFNQTGTTDLESAQRNLILGSGSSSASLDENLQICWLQGDCSTMNLGFQGLEFLDYYDPGFLAEVPFQLYDGPRLDFEYLHDTTDCPLIDQGLFIA